One stretch of Corvus moneduloides isolate bCorMon1 chromosome 16, bCorMon1.pri, whole genome shotgun sequence DNA includes these proteins:
- the USP7 gene encoding ubiquitin carboxyl-terminal hydrolase 7 isoform X2: MNHHQQQQQQHQKPGEQQLSEPEDMEMEAGDTDDPPRITQNPVINGNVAMADGHNNTEEDMEDDTSWRSEATFQFTVERFNRLSESVLSPPCFVRNLPWKIMVMPRLYPDRPHQKSVGFFLQCNAESDSTSWSCHAQAVLKIINYKDDEKSFSRRISHLFFHKENDWGFSNFMAWSEVTDPEKGFIEEDKVTFEVYVQADAPHGVAWDSKKHTGYVGLKNQGATCYMNSLLQTLFFTNQLRKAVYMMPTEGDDSSKSVPLALQRVFYELQHSDKPVGTKKLTKSFGWETLDSFMQHDVQELCRVLLDNVENKMKGTCVEGTIPKLFRGKMVSYIQCKHVDYRSERIEDYYDIQLSIKGKKNIFESFIDYVAVEQLDGDNKYDAGEHGLQEAEKGVKFLTLPPVLHLQLMRFMYDPQTDQNIKINDRFEFPEQLPLDEFLQKTDPKDPANYILHAVLVHSGDNHGGHYVVYLNPKGDGKWCKFDDDVVSRCTKEEAIEHNYGGHDDDLSVRHCTNAYMLVYIRESKLSEVLQPVTDHDIPQQLVERLQEEKRIEAQKRKERQEAHLYMQVQIVAEDQFCGHQGNDMYDEEKVKYTVFKVLKNSTLTEFVQNLSQTMGFPQDQIRLWPMQARSNGTKRPAMLDNEADGNKTMIELSDNENPWTIFLETVDPEMAATGATLPKFDKDHDVMLFLKMYDPKTRSLNYCGHIYTPISCKIRDLLPVMCERAGFPQETNLILYEEVKPNLTERIQDYDVSLDKALDELMDGDIIVFQNGWKPASLSSALLPQIM; this comes from the exons CTGGAGATACAGATGATCCTCCAAGAATTACTCAAAATCCTGTCATTAATGGGAATGTAGCGATGGCTGACGGACATAACAACACTGAGGAAGACATGGAAGATG ATACAAGTTGGCGATCAGAAGCAACATTTCAGTTCACAGTCGAACGCTTCAACAGGTTGAGTGAGTCAGTCCTCAGCCCTCCCTGCTTCGTGCGGAATTTGCCATGGAAGATCATGGTTATGCCGCGCCTCTACCCGGACAGACCACACCAAAAAAGCGTAGGATTCTTCCTTCAGTGCAATGCTGAATCTGATTCCAC GTCATGGTCCTGTCATGCACAAGCAGTTCTCAAGATAATAAACTACAAGGATGATGAAAAATCATTCAGTCGTCGTATTAGTCACTTGTTCTTTCATAAGGAGAATGACTGGGGCTTTTCTAACTTCATGGCCTGGAGT GAAGTTACTGATCCTGAAAAAGGCTTTATAGAAGAGGACAAAGTTACTTTTGAAGTCTATGTTCAAGCAGATGCTCCACACGGAGTAGC GTGGGATTCAAAGAAGCACACAGGATATGTTGGCTTAAAGAACCAGGGAGCAACTTGTTACATGAACAGCTTGTTACagactttatttttcacaaatcaGCTACGAAAG GCTGTGTACATGATGCCCACAGAAGGAGATGATTCATCCAAAAGTGTTCCTTTAGCGTTGCAAAGAGTGTTTTATGAGCTGCAACATAGTGACAAACCAGTTGGAACTAAAAAGTTAACAAAATCATTTGG GTGGGAAACTTTAGACAGCTTCATGCAACATGATGTCCAGGAATTATGTCGAGTG ctgcttgataatgtggaaaataaaatgaaaggcaCGTGTGTAGAAGGCACAATCCCTAAATTGTTCAGAGGGAAGATGGTG TCTTATATCCAATGCAAGCACGTAGACTATCGATCTGAACGAATAGAAGATTATTATGACATCCAGCTAAGtataaagggaaagaaaaata ttttTGAGTCCTTCATTGACTACGTTGCAGTGGAGCAGTTGGATGGTGATAACAAGTATGATGCAGGAGAACATGGCTTGCAg GAGGCAGAGAAAGGTGTGAAGTTCCTAACATTGCCACCAGTATTACACCTACAGCTCATGAGGTTTATGTATGATCCTCAGACTGACCAAAACATCAAGATAAATGATAG GTTTGAATTTCCTGAACAGTTGCCACTAGATGAATTTTTGCAAAAAACAGATCCTAAAGATCCTGCAAATTACATTCTCCATGCAGTTCTAGTACACAGTGGAGATAACCATGGTGGACATTACGTTGTTTACTTAAATCCAAAGGGCGATGGCAAA TGGTGTAAATTCGATGATGATGTTGTGTCGAGATGCACGAAGGAGGAGGCGATCGAGCACAACTACGGGGGGCACGACGATGACTTGTCCGTGCGACACTGCACCAATGCCTACATGCTGGTGTACATCAGGGAGTCCAAGCTCA GTGAAGTTTTGCAGCCTGTCACCGACCATGATATTCCTCAACAACTTGTAGAAAGGCtacaagaagagaaaaggatAGAAGctcagaagaggaaggagaggcaggaagcTCACCTCTATATGCAAGTGCAG aTAGTGGCAGAGGATCAGTTCTGTGGTCACCAAGGCAATGATATGTATGatgaagaaaaagtgaaatacaCCGTTTTCAAAGTATTAAAAAACTCCACACTTACAGAATTTGTTCAAAACCTCTCTCAAACAATG ggATTTCCCCAGGATCAAATCAGATTATGGCCAATGCAAGCAAGAAGTAATGGAACAAAAAGACCTGCAATGTTAGATAATGAAGCAGATGGCAATAAAACG ATGATTGAGCTCAGTGACAATGAGAATCCATGGACAATATTTTTGGAAACAGTAGATCCAGAGATGGCTGCTACTGGAGCAACATTGCCCAAGTTTGATAAAGATC aTGATGTAATGTTGTTTTTGAAGATGTATGATCCGAAGACTCGGAGTTTGAATTATTGTGGACATATCTACACCCCTATATCCTGTAAAATAC gTGACTTGCTTCCAGTTATGTGTGAGAGAGCAGGATTTCCACAAGAAACTAACCTTATCCTCTATGAG